GCCATCAAGACCATTTATGAGGTGAAAGAAGAAAACGGTAGCATCCGGCGGATCAATGTCAATATTGCGGCCACAACCGTGGAGAATTACCGTTTGCTAAAGGAGGCCGGGATTGGTACCTACATCCTGTTCCAGGAGACCTACCACCGGGAAACTTACAGCAAGATGCACCCGTCCGGTCCCAAGCGCGATTATGATTACCACACCACGGCCATGGACCGGGCCATGCAGGGCGGCATTGACGATGTGGGCGTGGGGGTGCTGTTTGGCCTGTATGATTACAAGTTTGAAGTGCTGGCCATGTTGCAGCATGCCCTGCACCTGGAAGAGACCTTTGGCGTCGGCCCGCACACCATCTCCGTACCCCGCCTGCGCCCCGCTGCCGGGGTGGACTATGACCGGTTCCCCCATCTGGTGAGCGATGCCGACTTCAAGAAGATCATCGCCATTTTGCGCCTGGCCGTGCCCTACACAGGTATCATACTTTCCACCCGGGAGCGGGCGGAGTTCCGGGACGAGTTGCTGGCCGTGGGGGTTTCCCAGATCAGTGCCGGCTCCTGCACCGGGGTGGGCGGTTATCGCCAGGAGTTGGAGCGGCAGTCCTGCCGGCAAAAGGCGGACGGCGAAATGCTGGACGAGGCGCCCCAGTTTCAGGTGGAGGACCACCGCAGCCCGGACGAGGTGCTGCGCAGCGTCTGCCTGTCGGGGTACATCCCCAGTTTCTGCACGGCCTGCTATCGCAGCGGGCGTACCGGAGACCGCTTCATGGCCCTGGCCAAAAGCGGGCAAATCCAGAATGTCTGCCAGCCCAACGCTATATTGACGTTCAAGGAGTTTCTGGAGGACTACGCTTCGCCCGAAACCCGGCAGGTGGGCGAAAAGACCATTGCCGAGCACCTGCTGGAGATCCAGAACCCGCAGGTGCGCCGCCTGACCGAAGAGCGGCTGAGGCTGATTGAGCAAGGACAGCGGGATATGTACTTTTAAAGACCAGAATTATTTTATTAATATAAAAAATACAGGCTTTGTGCCTGTATTTTTTGTTACAACGCAAAATATCCGCCTTGACATGGGCGGCTGGCAGACATAGGATTTAATATGTCTGTCCGTGCGGGAATTTGCTCGCGGCAGGGTCCGGCAGTTTTTTTAGAGTGCGGATATTTATCAGACGGGTAAATTGTGATAAAATAGTGAAATAATTAGAAAATTCAAATAGATATTCTTTTTTCAGATTGGCCGTAAGGGGGCGGTACACCCTGAAAACGGCCCTGAAAAGCCGTTTGACATAAATATCAACAAATGATATAAAATACATAACATGTGAATTTTATAACACTTATTGTTGCAGATAAAGAGCAATCTGGCCACATGAATATGAACAAGGAGGCGTGTGTTTTGAAGACACTGCGAGTACCCGAGGCTACTGTGACCAGGCTTTCCATATATTCGAGGTTTCTGGAAAAATTGGACCGCAACGGGGTGACTACGGTTTCCTCGGGAGAAATTGCCGAGGGAGTGGGAGTGAGCCCGGCCCAGGTGCGCAAGGACCTGGCCTACTTCGGTGAGTTTGGTACCCGCGGGGTGGGTTATAACGTTAAAGATCTGCTGCGCTATACGATGAAAATTCTTGGCCTGGACCAGCACTGGAACCTGGTGCTGGTGGGTGCGGGCAACCTGGGCTATGCCCTGTGCACATACAGCGGCTTTAACAAGCGCGGTTTCAGCATTGTGGGCGTTTTTGATGACGACCTGACCAAGATCGGCAAAAAGATCAACGAACTGGAGGTTCTGCCTCTGGAGGAAATGTCCCGGGTGATTGAAAAATACGGTTGCCGCATCGGCATTATTGCCGTGCCGGCCAAAGGAGCGCAGGAGATTGCCGATCTCATGGTTAAAAATGGTCTCCAGGCTATTTTGAACTTCTCGCCTGTAGTGCTTAACGTGCCGGATTATATAGAAGTGCGCAATGTGGATCTGGCAGTCAAGCTGGAGATATTGACATTCAACCTGGGCTTCCGCGCGGCCCAGAACCTGTGATGTGCTGGGATAGTGCATGTTGTTGCAACAATACCTTTGTATATAACGAGCTAAACGCCAGCCGTTTTGAGGTCTGGCGTTTTTTAATAATTGCGGAAGAGGTGTTTTAAATGCTTACTTTGTCCATTCAGAGCAGCCACCGGGAGGAGTTAATCGACATTACCGGCTGGGTGAACCGGTTGTTGGCGGAGCAGGGGGAGATAGATGGCCTTTGCTGTTTATTTGTACCTCACACCACGGCGGGAATCATTGTCAATGAACATGCCGATCCTACCGTAGCCGCGGATGTATTGCAGCACCTGCGCCAGCTGGTGCCGGCGACCGGCAGCTACCGGCATCTGGAGGGTAATTCCGATGCTCACATCAAAGCCGTGCTTTGTGGCAGCAGCCTGACGCTGCCCGTAGCGGGGGGCAGGCTGGCCCTGGGCACCTGGCAGGGTGTGTTTTTCTGCGAGTTCGACGGGCCGCGCCGCCGGCAGGTGCAGGTGCATATTATCAAAAGTTGAAGCGGGCCAGAATTTGTTCTTCCTCCGGGGATAGCTTGGGGCCGCCGCTGTTTGCCTGTTCCCGGGGTGGGGTGGTTTCCTGTTCGCGGGGCAGCATTTCCTCCAGCCGGCCCAGGGCCTGGCGCACGTCATCTTCATACTTGAGCAAAATGCCCAGCGTTTCCAGGCAGACCTGTTTGTTCAACCCCCGGGCGCCCAGGAGCAGCAGGGCACGGGCCCAGTCAATGCTTTCCGCCAGGCCCGGCGGTTTGCGCAGAGCGGTTTTGCGCAGAGTATGTATAAAGCTGATGCACTGCTGGAGCAGTTTTTCCGGTATATCCGGCAGGTGCAGGCGGACAATGGCCTGCTCCTGCTCGATGGTGGGGAAGTCAATGTACAGGTGCAGGCAGCGGCGCTTGAGGGCATCGCTCAGTTCCCGCCGGTTGTTGCTGGTCAGGATGACAAGCGGTATATGGCGGGCCTGCACCGGGCCATATTCCGGTATGCTGACCTGGTATTCCCCCAGGGCTTCCAGCAGGAAGCTCTCCAGTTCCTCATCGCTCTTGTCCACCTCGTCAATTAGTAGCACAGCGGGTGTGGGGGATAAAAATGCCCTGAGCACGGGCCGGGGCAGGAGGAATTCCTCGCTGTACAGGTGCTCCTGTAAGCATGTCCAGTCGCGCTGGGGCAGTGTCTGCAGGTACAGTAACTGCTTCTGGTAGTTCCACTCGTAGAGGGCTTTGCTCT
This window of the Desulfurispora thermophila DSM 16022 genome carries:
- the hydG gene encoding [FeFe] hydrogenase H-cluster radical SAM maturase HydG; translated protein: MTQKADFINEEKIMAWLEQGSRAGRAEAEAIIQRAALARGLAPQECAVLLHVQEPDLLEQMYHTARQIKEKIYGRRLVLFAPLYVSNYCINNCVYCGYRRDNKFTRRRLSMDELREEVRILESLGHKRLALEAGEDPVNCPIEYILEAIKTIYEVKEENGSIRRINVNIAATTVENYRLLKEAGIGTYILFQETYHRETYSKMHPSGPKRDYDYHTTAMDRAMQGGIDDVGVGVLFGLYDYKFEVLAMLQHALHLEETFGVGPHTISVPRLRPAAGVDYDRFPHLVSDADFKKIIAILRLAVPYTGIILSTRERAEFRDELLAVGVSQISAGSCTGVGGYRQELERQSCRQKADGEMLDEAPQFQVEDHRSPDEVLRSVCLSGYIPSFCTACYRSGRTGDRFMALAKSGQIQNVCQPNAILTFKEFLEDYASPETRQVGEKTIAEHLLEIQNPQVRRLTEERLRLIEQGQRDMYF
- a CDS encoding redox-sensing transcriptional repressor Rex, with protein sequence MNKEACVLKTLRVPEATVTRLSIYSRFLEKLDRNGVTTVSSGEIAEGVGVSPAQVRKDLAYFGEFGTRGVGYNVKDLLRYTMKILGLDQHWNLVLVGAGNLGYALCTYSGFNKRGFSIVGVFDDDLTKIGKKINELEVLPLEEMSRVIEKYGCRIGIIAVPAKGAQEIADLMVKNGLQAILNFSPVVLNVPDYIEVRNVDLAVKLEILTFNLGFRAAQNL
- a CDS encoding secondary thiamine-phosphate synthase enzyme YjbQ, with protein sequence MLTLSIQSSHREELIDITGWVNRLLAEQGEIDGLCCLFVPHTTAGIIVNEHADPTVAADVLQHLRQLVPATGSYRHLEGNSDAHIKAVLCGSSLTLPVAGGRLALGTWQGVFFCEFDGPRRRQVQVHIIKS
- a CDS encoding AAA family ATPase; its protein translation is MQHFFANPQTVQQGLLRAGFLADKRLAATVFLAGQMQKPLLVEGPAGVGKTYLARALARALGAPYYRLQCYPGLDESKALYEWNYQKQLLYLQTLPQRDWTCLQEHLYSEEFLLPRPVLRAFLSPTPAVLLIDEVDKSDEELESFLLEALGEYQVSIPEYGPVQARHIPLVILTSNNRRELSDALKRRCLHLYIDFPTIEQEQAIVRLHLPDIPEKLLQQCISFIHTLRKTALRKPPGLAESIDWARALLLLGARGLNKQVCLETLGILLKYEDDVRQALGRLEEMLPREQETTPPREQANSGGPKLSPEEEQILARFNF